From Pseudomonas arsenicoxydans:
GGTATGGATTCGTTGATCAGTGCCCAGTACAAAACCGGTTGAACCGTGGCGGCGTTATGCAGCAACTGCTGTCGATGACTGATGGGGGCTATCATCGCGCGCTTCAGTAGTTCCGCATAAGTTAATAGTTGAGATGAGCCTGCTGCACTGAATTCCGCCAGCATTACGGCACGATTCAAAACCACCCAGGCTGTCGAACCCACTTGCAGAGAAGCAGGTGCGTCTTGTACCAGAAACGCTGGAGCCAACTCTGTCAGCAGGGCGTATACAATCATCGGCACAGCCGCAGGGTCGATATATTTGCCGTTGCTGGTCACCTTATTTGCAAAGTGACTTTCCAACTCCGCACGGACCTCCAGCCAACTCTTTTCGACATTGGCGGTGGAGTACAACGTGTACCCGGCAATATTGATTTCAGAAGTTTTATTATCAAGGTTGATTCGGAGGTCGAGCATGATCGCCGCCAACAACACCTGTCGGCCCAATACGATGTTCGATACGGCGTCCATCCCGGCGTCATGCCATCCCAGTGCCTCGGTGTAATGACGAGCGATGGCGCGAGTTTCCGGTTGACTTAACAACCACTGCAAGTCGTCGTAGGTTTGCGGCTGGATCGCGTTCGGCAAAGGCTGGGCACCCTGCCAGGAAATGACGTTTATCAAGTGGTTGATAAGCAATTCATTACCATCCAGCAATCGATCGGTTACTTTCCAAATAGTCGAACGGTGTTCGGTCGTCAGCTCATATCTGGAGTGTGCAGCGCTGGCAAACACTTCACAGAAATTGCTGCGTCCCTTGGCTGGTTCAATGCTGAAAAAATCCAGCAGGTTTGCTGCCTGGTCGGCCGTTTGCGGTACGTCGATTTCATGAAAACGCAACCATTGCGCAACGCTGATCAGCGAAGTCGAGCTGATACCCCCAGTGGTTTGTGCTTGTGTTTTCAGGGTATTCAGCTCTTTTTCAAGCTCTGCAACTTGTTCGATCTCACTTGTGATGTCGTGTCGCTCGAAAACAGTGCGAAAGCGAACACCCAGAGCAGAGTGAAAAATTTGTTTGTGGACTTGTTCTAATACGTGGATGCGGCCATTAGTGTCGGCGTGAAAAGTAGTTTCTTTTGGTAATGATAGTGTTGCGCGAGCATCAATAAATGCCGGGTGTTGAACAAGGCCTGTTAATAAAAGTTTTCCAGGTCTGTGCGCTTTGTAAAACTGCGAGTCCTCGGTGATGTGAAGGTGGAAATTATCAAAGCCGCCTTGTTTGAAGAAGTCTGGTTGGTTGGTTGAGATGCCCAGGGCTTGAGTTGTCTGATTTTTTTCGCTGAGTTCCGGATCGGAAAAGGTAGTGCTGAAGTTGGCGACGTTATAAATGGCGAGATTGTCATTCATGGGTGGGCAATCCTTTGCGCGTTGATATATTAATAAGTTGTACGCCTGGGTTGGGCGTAGAGTAGGCGGCGTTGGAAAGGTTAGCGAACTACATTGTTCAATCACAACGGGTATCTGTTGTCCTGATGTGTCTGCTAGTGGCACTGTTAGCCAGGATAATAAAAGCTGCCTGATGTTTTAATTGTTGAATAATCAGCCGCGATACTGTCCTGGCGTTGCCGCCAAATGCTGTTTGAATGCTCGCTGAAAGTGCGCCTGATCAGCAAACCCTGCTTCCAGCGCTACATCGGCAATCAACTTGCCGTTGCGCAGTTGTTCGCGAGCGAACTGGATTCGTCGGTTAACCAGAAAGGCATGGGGCGTCATGCCGTAATGCTGCTTGAAGGCGCGGATCAGGTAGGACGGCGACAGCTGCGCTGCCTCGCAAATATCCTCGAGCTTGAGCATCAGGGTGCAGTTGTCGCGGATGTAATCGGCTGCCCGTTCCAGCTTGAAATTGGGTTCGCGCAACGGCTGGGCAATCGGGTTGAGTTGCTGTTGGACTTCGGTGAAAAACTCCACCGCTGCGCTGTGCTTGCTCAACACGTCCTGCAGAGGATCAACCAGTATTGCGTACAGATCCTTCAGGCCCGCGAACAGGTTGCCATCGCGGGTATGGGTAACGGAAAACCGACGATACGCCGAGTCCTGACTGAAACCGAGCTGATGCTGCAAATCGGTCAGCCAGGGCGTCTCGACGTACAGCATCAGGTAGGACCAGGGTTGGTCGTCGATCGGGTTGCAGGCGTGAACATCGCCGGGATTCATCAGCACCACGGTGCCGGCGCTGACCTCAAAGGCCGATTGCTCATGAAGGTAGGTGCTGTGCCCGGCGGTGATCGCACCGATGGAGAAGTGCGCGTGAGAATGCCGGGCGTAACAGACCTCGCGGCCATCAGCGATGGACCGGGCTTCGATGAAGGGCAGGGCATCATCGCGCCAGAAGCGTGGGGCTGTGTCTGCGTATTTGGCAACGGTGTGCTTCATCGTTCATGTACTCGGCGGCCAGAGCGCGAGTGTATTAGCTCTCGCCGTTAAAGGCTCGCTGCAAGGTGGCGATGTCGAGTTTTTTCATCTGCATCATGGCTTGCATGGCGCGCTGGGATTTGGTCGTGTCGGGGTCTTTCATCATGTCCATCATGGCGACCGGCACGATCTGCCAGGACAGACCGAATTTGTCCTTGACCCAGCCGCACTGCTCGCTCTCTGGATGAGCGGAAAGGGTGCCCCAGAAATAGTCCACTTCTTCCTGGGTCTGGCAGTTGACCTGAAATGAAACCGCTTCATTGAACTTGAATACCGGGCCGCCGTTGAGTGCGGTCATCGGCTGTCCGTCGAGTTCGAAACTGACCGTTAACACCGAGCCTTCAGGCCGGCCATGAACCTCCTGACCGGCTTTGCCATAGTGGGTAATGGCAGTGATTTTGGAATGATCGAAGATCGAGCAGTAAAACTTCGCAGCCTCTTCAGCCTGATCGTCAAACCAGAGGCAGGGAGTCAGTTTTTGCACGCGTTGCATGGGAGATGCTCCTCTACGGGTTGCTCATGCCGGATTATCAGCGTAGCCAGCCTGTAGTCGATTGGCTGGACCGTAGATCGACAAGCA
This genomic window contains:
- a CDS encoding helix-turn-helix transcriptional regulator, producing the protein MKHTVAKYADTAPRFWRDDALPFIEARSIADGREVCYARHSHAHFSIGAITAGHSTYLHEQSAFEVSAGTVVLMNPGDVHACNPIDDQPWSYLMLYVETPWLTDLQHQLGFSQDSAYRRFSVTHTRDGNLFAGLKDLYAILVDPLQDVLSKHSAAVEFFTEVQQQLNPIAQPLREPNFKLERAADYIRDNCTLMLKLEDICEAAQLSPSYLIRAFKQHYGMTPHAFLVNRRIQFAREQLRNGKLIADVALEAGFADQAHFQRAFKQHLAATPGQYRG
- a CDS encoding VOC family protein → MQRVQKLTPCLWFDDQAEEAAKFYCSIFDHSKITAITHYGKAGQEVHGRPEGSVLTVSFELDGQPMTALNGGPVFKFNEAVSFQVNCQTQEEVDYFWGTLSAHPESEQCGWVKDKFGLSWQIVPVAMMDMMKDPDTTKSQRAMQAMMQMKKLDIATLQRAFNGES